Proteins encoded by one window of Parabacteroides sp. FAFU027:
- a CDS encoding ABC transporter permease, with translation MFRIYFITAFRSLLKNRSVSLINILGLTIGLTAFLFILHYLIYETSYDRFFDGSERVYRINMSMTKDGVSTYEGAQTPRQMYFALKQELPGVEANTLTYLERCLIRNGVIGYSDQNVLWVDAGFEKVFPLTMLQGKADFKKPLTGVLSASKAKALFGNESPVGKIIKVNEGMPVEVTGVFADLPSNTHLDAEYFISINTFVYYKWIGEQGDWNWPGWWNYIRLKPGVSAAEAEAGINGFVDRHMAFLKKEGKTAHFKLQPLPDLHFLRGLQSEFGAGTNPKSLVNLLIVGLLTLLIAWINFVNLSTAQSVKRTHEILIRKLIGASRFHIWLQSFVESFIINVVAVILAYGLYLVLMIPFAHFFSLPLGHAYIPGGKIAFFLALACLSGIVFSSIYTSVSIFRMGAFTGRKEVKGKSGFKKGLVIAQLVISIVFISGTIIVFKQIRFMQNYQLGMKIDRVLILSGPASTNIQGEGRRTKFLAFRNEVLSDPHFIAATATMNVPGQEPRWSSGEFVRPDAGVQPGAVFCTNNADDGFINTYSLKLLAGQNFSVTPANNANKILINESSARKLGFANAQDAIGKQIVPTGDNRKPVEIIGVVADFHNEGLHKPVYPMVWNNDHPYEFGFYSIRVNNPNMQEAVAQLQKIYKRHFPEDPFNYFFADELFNRQYFSEVRFGKFYILLTILSLSIACLGLYGLLLHYINQKKKEIGIRKVNGAQVSEVMLFINRNFLRWTAIAFVIACPLVYWMMNKWLQDFAYHTDISWWIFAIAGLVTLFITVLTVSWQSYKASVCNPADALKYE, from the coding sequence ATGTTTAGAATCTATTTTATTACAGCTTTCCGAAGCCTATTGAAAAACAGGAGCGTGAGCCTCATCAATATCCTGGGGCTGACCATTGGGCTGACTGCCTTTCTGTTTATCCTTCATTACCTCATTTACGAAACATCGTACGACCGTTTTTTTGACGGCAGCGAGCGGGTGTATCGTATCAACATGTCAATGACCAAAGATGGTGTAAGTACCTACGAAGGCGCCCAGACTCCCCGACAGATGTACTTCGCGCTAAAGCAGGAACTGCCCGGCGTAGAAGCTAACACGCTCACTTACCTTGAACGTTGCCTTATCCGCAACGGCGTGATTGGGTATAGCGACCAGAACGTACTCTGGGTGGACGCAGGTTTTGAGAAGGTTTTTCCGCTCACCATGTTGCAGGGCAAGGCCGATTTCAAAAAACCGCTTACGGGAGTATTGTCTGCCAGCAAGGCCAAAGCCCTTTTTGGCAACGAAAGCCCGGTGGGTAAAATCATTAAAGTGAATGAGGGGATGCCCGTGGAGGTAACCGGCGTTTTTGCCGATTTGCCTTCGAACACGCACCTCGATGCCGAATATTTTATATCGATCAATACGTTTGTGTATTATAAGTGGATAGGCGAACAGGGTGACTGGAACTGGCCGGGCTGGTGGAATTATATCCGCCTGAAACCTGGCGTTTCTGCAGCAGAGGCCGAAGCCGGTATCAACGGTTTTGTGGACCGTCACATGGCATTCCTGAAAAAGGAGGGAAAAACCGCTCATTTCAAGCTTCAGCCATTGCCCGACCTGCACTTCCTTCGCGGGTTGCAGAGCGAGTTCGGAGCCGGTACCAATCCCAAATCGCTGGTCAACCTGCTTATTGTGGGGCTGCTCACTTTGCTCATCGCATGGATAAACTTTGTGAACCTCTCAACGGCCCAGTCGGTAAAGCGTACGCACGAAATCCTGATCCGGAAGCTCATCGGGGCTTCGCGCTTTCATATTTGGCTGCAATCGTTTGTCGAAAGTTTTATTATCAATGTTGTGGCTGTAATTCTGGCGTATGGGCTATATCTGGTTTTGATGATACCATTTGCGCATTTTTTCAGCCTGCCGCTTGGTCATGCCTATATTCCGGGCGGGAAAATCGCATTCTTTCTGGCGCTTGCGTGCCTCTCCGGAATTGTGTTTTCAAGCATTTATACTTCGGTAAGCATTTTTCGGATGGGAGCGTTCACCGGACGCAAGGAAGTGAAAGGCAAAAGCGGTTTCAAGAAAGGTCTGGTTATAGCGCAACTGGTTATTTCCATTGTTTTTATCAGCGGAACGATTATCGTGTTTAAGCAGATACGCTTTATGCAGAACTACCAGTTGGGTATGAAAATCGACCGCGTGCTAATCTTAAGCGGTCCGGCATCGACCAACATTCAGGGCGAAGGACGAAGAACGAAGTTCCTTGCGTTTCGCAATGAGGTGCTTTCCGATCCTCATTTTATCGCTGCAACTGCGACCATGAACGTTCCGGGACAGGAACCGCGTTGGAGCTCGGGTGAGTTCGTCCGTCCGGATGCAGGAGTTCAGCCGGGCGCGGTTTTCTGCACCAACAATGCCGACGATGGTTTTATTAACACCTATTCGTTGAAGTTGCTGGCCGGGCAAAATTTTTCCGTCACTCCGGCCAATAATGCCAATAAAATATTGATAAACGAGAGCTCTGCCCGAAAGTTGGGTTTTGCCAATGCTCAGGATGCCATAGGCAAACAAATCGTACCCACCGGCGACAACCGGAAGCCTGTCGAAATTATTGGCGTGGTGGCCGATTTTCACAACGAGGGGTTGCACAAGCCTGTTTATCCGATGGTTTGGAACAATGACCACCCCTACGAGTTTGGATTCTATTCCATTCGTGTAAATAACCCGAACATGCAGGAGGCGGTTGCCCAATTGCAGAAGATATATAAACGGCATTTTCCAGAAGATCCGTTTAACTATTTCTTTGCCGACGAATTGTTTAACCGACAGTATTTCTCCGAAGTACGTTTTGGAAAATTCTATATCCTGCTCACCATCCTGTCGCTATCCATTGCCTGTCTCGGTCTGTACGGATTGTTGCTGCATTACATCAACCAGAAGAAGAAGGAGATAGGCATACGCAAGGTCAATGGCGCACAGGTGTCGGAAGTAATGCTGTTTATTAACCGCAACTTCCTGCGTTGGACGGCCATTGCCTTCGTCATTGCCTGTCCGCTCGTGTATTGGATGATGAATAAATGGTTGCAGGATTTCGCCTACCATACCGACATCAGTTGGTGGATATTTGCGATTGCGGGGTTGGTTACGCTTTTCATTACCGTGCTTACGGTAAGCTGGCAAAGCTATAAGGCGTCGGTTTGCAATCCGGCGGATGCGTTGAAATACGAATAG